The sequence GCAGCTCGGCGCCGGGACGGAGGTCGTGCCGCTCCCCGCTTGAGGGACCCCACGAGATCGGCGGCACGCTTTCGGTAGAGACGGTCTGAACAGGTCGGGAGACCACCTGACGGAGCCAAAAGAAAGGCTTAGGAGAACGGCAAGATGTCCAACGATTCCGCAGTCAAAGAGCCGACGGAGCACCAGGTGGAGACCAAGCACCACGAGTCTCCGGACATCCACTGGCGCAGCCCGGACCTGCTCTTCGAGCTCAGCAGCCCGGGGCGCATCGGCGTCACCCTGCCGGCGACGGGAGTCAAAGAGACCCCGCTGGACGCCCTGCTGCCGGAGGAGCTGCAGCGCGGCGAGATCGAGGGCCTGCCGGAGCTTTCCGAGGTCGACGTGCTGCACCACTTCACCCGCCTCTCCCGCCGCAACTACGCTCCCGACCTGGGGCTCTACCCCCTGGGCAGCTGCACCATGAAGTACAACCCGCGGGTCAACGAGGAGCTGGCGCGGCTACCCGGCTTCGCCAACAGCCATCCTCGGCAGCCCGAGGGGACGGTCCAGGGCAGTCTGGAGCTGATGTGGCGGCTGGAGCAGCTGCTGATCGAGATCACCGGCCTGCCGCGGGTCAGCCTGCAGCCCGCCGCCGGCGCCCACGGAGAATTCACCGGCATCCTGCTGGCGAAGCAGGCTCTGGCCCAGCGCGGTGAGGATCGGCGCTACGTGCTGATCCCGGACTCCGCCCACGGCACCAACCCGGCGTCCGCTCACCTGGCGGGCTTCGAGGTCAAAGAGCTGGCTTCCAACGAGCACGGCACCCTCGACCTCGATCACCTCGAAGAGGCCATGACCGAGGACGTGGCGGCGCTGATGCTCACCGTGCCCAACACCCTCGGCGTGTTCGAGAACCACATTCTCGAGATCGCCCGCATCGTCCACGCCAAGGGCGGCTTCCTGTACTGCGACGGCGCCAACTTCAACGCCTTCGTGGGCAAAGTCCGCCCCGGCGACATGGGCGTCGACGTGCTGCACATGAATCTCCACAAGACCTTCACCACCCCCCACGGCGGCGGCGGTCCCGGCGCCGGCCCGGTGGCGGTGTGCGAGGAGCTGGTGCCCTTCCTGCCGGCGCCGATGGTGGAAAGGGAAGGGGAGGACGGCCCCTTCTTCCTCGACTACGACCGCCCCGACTCCATCGGCCGGGTGCGCTCCTTCCACGGACAATTCGGGATGTTGGTGCGCGCCCTAGCCTACATTCACGCCATGGGCGGCGAGGGTCTGGCGCAGGTGGCGGA is a genomic window of Acidobacteriota bacterium containing:
- the gcvPB gene encoding aminomethyl-transferring glycine dehydrogenase subunit GcvPB translates to MSNDSAVKEPTEHQVETKHHESPDIHWRSPDLLFELSSPGRIGVTLPATGVKETPLDALLPEELQRGEIEGLPELSEVDVLHHFTRLSRRNYAPDLGLYPLGSCTMKYNPRVNEELARLPGFANSHPRQPEGTVQGSLELMWRLEQLLIEITGLPRVSLQPAAGAHGEFTGILLAKQALAQRGEDRRYVLIPDSAHGTNPASAHLAGFEVKELASNEHGTLDLDHLEEAMTEDVAALMLTVPNTLGVFENHILEIARIVHAKGGFLYCDGANFNAFVGKVRPGDMGVDVLHMNLHKTFTTPHGGGGPGAGPVAVCEELVPFLPAPMVEREGEDGPFFLDYDRPDSIGRVRSFHGQFGMLVRALAYIHAMGGEGLAQVAENAVLNSNYVRQGLRDSYHLPYESPSLHEVVFSDKWQSPQGVSTLDIAKRMMDYGFHPPTIYFPTIVSGALMIEPTETVAKRELDSFIEAMQAIALEAKEAPDLVKGAPYTTPVRRCDEARAARQTVLRWHPDGDES